TGACGGAACCTTACAAACTTTGATACATCTAACAATACAGCAGTACACAACGGATTACCTCTTAAATAACACTCGCGGATTCTCTTTGCTCTTTGATCATCTTCAATTCTTCCAGCCTGTCTTTCAATTTGGGGATACTCAGGAGTTTGTGTTCCAACTCTTGCTTTTCCTCTTGCAATGCCAGTCGTTTTTCTGCATCGAGATGAGTAAACGTATACCCGCCTTGTCCATCGTATTCAAGAACCATAGTGTGGAACTTCCAAAGGGAGGGTCGATGGGATACCGTCATTAGAGTGATACCCAAGGCTAAAGAATTGTGGATCAGTTGACAGCCGTAATCAGAAAATGGAAGAACGTACAGGTGGCATGATCATACATGATCTTTTCAATTTCGAGCGTCACCGCGCTGGTGCATTCGTCCAGAATCGCATACTGAATAATTAAGATCAGCGACTGCTTTAAAAATTTTTGCTGGATAGACCTCACCTTTGGCTGGTGATAAAACAATCGGGCCATGGCGATCCTCTGTTTATCCCCGCCACTAAGAGTGTCTCTCCATTCCCTTACTGCGTCCCACCCCCCTTCTCTTTCAATAATTCCAGCCATATCTACTACTTCAAGGATCTTGGAAAGATCCTCATCAGATTTTCCGCGAGAGAGCATATCGGCGTGACTGTGGGGGTAGATTATCTGGTCACGAAGCGTACCGATGCAAAGATAGGGCCTTTGGGGGATATAAGTGAACTGATTCGAAGGGGGCTTATAGACCGTCCCTCCTAAACGATGTTAGCATTTAGCCACAATGGTTACAACCGAACCTCACCATACACAGGCCATAGGCCACCAAGGATCCTGAATAAACTGCTTTTCCCGCAACCATTGGGACCAATCACCAGGAGGTGTTTCTAGTGACTGCATTAGCTCGGGGTGCTTAGTGGACTAGAATATAAGGATAGCATACACCGGGCTTAACGTGGAATGACATAGACTTGACCAAGACATCTCCGTTCGGGCTGATTAGGGGGACTTGATCAAATTTGATCTCATCTGATTCTATAATCTTGCCTCTACCTTGCAGAACTGACGGATATGAGTGATCACGACGCTTTTAGTTAACTCTCATTCTAGGAGCATCCACATACTTTTGGCATTATTCTCAATGCTAACATTGCTGACGAGCTTCTTTTGGTACTCCCCTTTTTTTGTGTGTTCCATCGTTTCGAAAAGCTCTGATACTCTCGAAGTATACCCGGCTAACTCTGCCAGCTCCTGGTCGCTAATGAGTATGACAGCTCTTTCAACTGTTATTTCCTACTGACCTTATAACTATACATGACTCTTCCAAAGGCATCACTTGATGACAGTAGCAGCCTCCGGTTCGTGACAAAGCCTGTCATTCATCAGCACATTGACAGATAACCAAAACTGAGACACCGACCCTCGGTCCTACTTCCCAGATCCCCTGCCTTCATACCTAATGCACTTCCTCCAAATACAGGTATCGCACAAATGCACAGCCCAAGACTTCCCCACAGCCATTTAATGACACCTTCTTCCGCCATACCGTGACCCACGCGAATCTTTAGAATGCGATTGATGTGTTTGACAAGCGCGAAATAGCCTCTTTCGATCACATTCTTTTCGAACTCCTCACCATGATACAAAGCTACTTCTTCAGCTGATTCAAGCAAACGGGAATGAGTGAAACGAAGTTCGCCCTCAAGTTTGGCTGCAGATGGAGAAATCATATCAGCCAATGTGGATGACAGTGTTATGGTTACTGACCTTCATGAGCTGTATAAGCGCCAAATGGTGGAGTGATGGCCCGCACTGAAGATAAGATCAGACTGTGCTCGCATGATGATGGAAAGCAGATAGAGAACTCACGGAGAGTAGCACTAGTTTGTACAAGAATAGTCAAGAGTACAAGACTTTCTGCACCAACATTCCTAGATAGCTG
This DNA window, taken from Cryptococcus gattii WM276 chromosome C, complete sequence, encodes the following:
- a CDS encoding adrenoleukodystrophy protein, putative (Similar to TIGR gene model, INSD accession AAW42317.1): MSSSAIVPLNKDAVRSRLNSILKLYLQHRPIFQRVFTAAFVIYCLGSTYGSLTGRGSKGALGGKGNARRAKGGKHGITGSIKDPLFHIRLKRLIRIVIPSLKSREAAMLALHSAFLVGRTGLSLYVADLDGRIVSSLVTANPHVFLLNIARWLLVAIPATYTNSMLEYLQSELALAYRTRLTKHALTMYLDPPDVESSDDNDGQQLFYKLANLDDRIKNADQYLAEDIQQLSRKLAEIYSNIAKPVLDVILYNYQLSRNVGAESLVLLTILVQTSATLLRAITPPFGAYTAHEAKLEGELRFTHSRLLESAEEVALYHGEEFEKNVIERGYFALVKHINRILKIRVGHGMAEEGVIKWLWGSLGLCICAIPVFGGSALGMKAGDLGSRTEGFVTNRRLLLSSSDAFGRVMYSYKELAELAGYTSRVSELFETMEHTKKGEYQKKLVSNVSIENNAKILQGRGKIIESDEIKFDQVPLISPNGDVLVKSMSFHVKPGKHLLVIGPNGCGKSSLFRILGGLWPVYGGTVYKPPSNQFTYIPQRPYLCIGTLRDQIIYPHSHADMLSRGKSDEDLSKILEVVDMAGIIEREGGWDAVREWRDTLSGGDKQRIAMARLFYHQPKYAILDECTSAVTLEIEKIMYDHATSLGITLMTVSHRPSLWKFHTMVLEYDGQGGYTFTHLDAEKRLALQEEKQELEHKLLSIPKLKDRLEELKMIKEQRESASVI